Proteins from one Suricata suricatta isolate VVHF042 unplaced genomic scaffold, meerkat_22Aug2017_6uvM2_HiC HiC_scaffold_4111, whole genome shotgun sequence genomic window:
- the LOC115285108 gene encoding testis-specific serine/threonine-protein kinase 1-like gives MDDAAVLRMKGYTMGLTLGEGSYAKVKSAYSEGLKLNVAVKIIDRRKAPTDFLGKFLPREIEILPRLNHRSIVKTYEIFETSDGRVYIVMELAVRGDLLQFIQTRGALPEDEARDKFHQLSSAVKYCHDLNVVHRDLKLENVLLDESFNIKLSDFGFSKCCLRDGSGRLTLSKTFCGSAAYAAPEVLEAVPYQPKVCDIWSLGVILYVMVCGAMPYDDSNIKRMLRLQK, from the coding sequence ATGGACGATGCCGCGGTCTTAAGGATGAAAGGTTACACCATGGGCCTCACTCTGGGCGAGGGCTCATATGCAAAAGTTAAATCTGCCTACTCGGAGGGCCTCAAGCTCAACGTGGCAGTCAAGATCATAGACCGCAGGAAAGCCCCCACGGACTTCCTGGGGAAATTCCTTCCCCGGGAGATCGAGATTCTGCCCAGGCTGAACCACCGCTCCATCGTCAAGACTTACGAGATCTTTGAAACATCAGACGGCAGGGTCTACATCGTCATGGAGCTCGCGGTCCGGGGCGACCTCCTCCAGTTCATCCAAACCCGGGGAGCCCTGCCCGAGGACGAGGCCCGCGACAAGTTCCACCAGCTCTCCTCAGCCGTCAAGTACTGCCACGACCTGAACGTCGTCCACCGCGATCTCAAGTTGGAGAACGTCCTCCTCGACGAGAGCTTCAACATCAAGCTCTCGGACTTCGGCTTCTCCAAGTGCTGCCTGAGGGATGGCAGTGGGCGGCTGACCCTGAGCAAGACCTTCTGCGGGTCAGCGGCTTACGCAGCACCCGAGGTGCTGGAGGCCGTCCCCTACCAGCCCAAGGTGTGCGACATCTGGAGCCTGGGCGTGATCCTCTACGTCATGGTCTGTGGCGCCATGCCTTACGATGACTCCAACATCAAGAGGATGCTGCGCCTCCAGAAGGA